In one Deinococcus aestuarii genomic region, the following are encoded:
- a CDS encoding FAD binding domain-containing protein, translated as MYPTNFDYQKAHSVDEALAAMAANPDLKVMAGGHSLLPAMKLRLAQPPAVLDVFGIEELRGVREEGDMYVVGAMTTHAQIQRSQLPLFPEVAGYVGDPMVRNRGTIGGSLAHADPSADYPAAALALGVEFVIRGMGGERVVPADEMFVGMFESSVQPGELLTHIRIPGSVQASAYEKFKHPASHYAIVGVALARHADGQVRAAYTGAGEKAQRLTVLEERLNGGQPVGTGLVDASGLLGDRFASPEYRAHLVDVLAARAAARV; from the coding sequence ATGTACCCAACCAACTTCGACTACCAGAAGGCCCACAGCGTCGACGAGGCGCTCGCCGCGATGGCGGCCAACCCCGACCTCAAGGTGATGGCGGGGGGGCACTCGCTTCTGCCCGCGATGAAGCTGCGGCTCGCCCAGCCGCCCGCGGTGCTCGACGTGTTCGGGATCGAGGAGCTGCGCGGCGTCCGCGAGGAGGGGGACATGTACGTGGTAGGCGCGATGACCACGCACGCGCAGATTCAGCGCTCACAGCTTCCGCTCTTCCCCGAGGTGGCCGGGTACGTCGGCGACCCGATGGTCCGCAACCGGGGCACCATCGGCGGCTCCTTGGCGCACGCCGATCCCAGCGCGGACTACCCTGCGGCGGCCCTCGCCCTGGGGGTGGAGTTCGTGATCCGGGGGATGGGCGGTGAGCGTGTGGTGCCCGCCGACGAGATGTTCGTGGGGATGTTCGAGAGTTCGGTGCAGCCCGGCGAACTGCTGACGCACATCCGCATTCCCGGGAGCGTCCAGGCGAGCGCCTACGAGAAGTTCAAGCACCCGGCGAGCCACTACGCCATCGTGGGCGTCGCCCTGGCCCGGCACGCGGACGGTCAGGTTCGGGCCGCGTACACCGGGGCGGGGGAGAAGGCCCAGCGTCTGACGGTCCTGGAGGAGCGGCTGAACGGCGGCCAGCCCGTCGGCACGGGGCTCGTGGATGCATCCGGCCTCCTCGGCGACCGCTTCGCCAGCCCCGAGTACCGGGCACATCTGGTGGACGTGCTGGCAGCACGGGCGGCGGCGCGGGTTTAG
- a CDS encoding FKBP-type peptidyl-prolyl cis-trans isomerase, which produces MNITQDKVVELDYVLKVDGEVVDQSEAGEPLTYLHGHSNIIPGLERALEGKKAGDSLHVTVQPEDGYGERDEDNVEDLDRADFDDEVEVGATYYAQAEDGSVLPFTVVGVEGDTVQVDFNPPLAGMVLNFDVTVKNVRDATGEELEHGHAHTAGMHEHE; this is translated from the coding sequence ATGAACATCACGCAAGACAAGGTTGTCGAACTCGACTACGTGCTCAAGGTAGACGGCGAGGTCGTGGACCAGAGCGAAGCCGGCGAGCCCCTGACCTACCTGCACGGCCACAGCAACATCATCCCCGGCCTGGAGCGGGCGCTGGAGGGCAAGAAGGCCGGAGACAGCCTGCACGTCACCGTCCAGCCGGAAGACGGCTACGGCGAGCGCGACGAGGACAACGTGGAGGACCTCGACCGTGCCGACTTCGACGACGAGGTGGAGGTGGGCGCCACCTACTACGCCCAGGCCGAGGACGGCAGCGTCCTTCCCTTCACGGTGGTCGGTGTCGAGGGCGACACCGTGCAGGTGGACTTCAACCCGCCCCTCGCCGGAATGGTGCTGAACTTCGACGTGACCGTCAAGAACGTCCGCGACGCCACGGGCGAGGAACTGGAGCACGGGCACGCCCACACGGCGGGGATGCACGAGCACGAGTGA